One window of the Elusimicrobium sp. An273 genome contains the following:
- the rsmD gene encoding 16S rRNA (guanine(966)-N(2))-methyltransferase RsmD, with translation MRIIAGTARGRRIFSVSKNLPVKPISDRIKQSLFDILRPRITGAIMLDLFAGTGNVSLEALSRGAQKTVMVDREPACIKNIHRNLEHLGFADRAKVLRGDVLKPLDWLLPYSDNEGYDIIFMGPPYRDINNKMLAFSQPALANVASARLLAPNGIIVLQTHKTEEFDVPQGLEIYRVEKYGDTLVHFLRAAQPLKEDSHV, from the coding sequence ATGCGTATTATTGCCGGAACCGCCCGCGGGCGGCGAATCTTTTCCGTTTCTAAAAATCTGCCCGTAAAACCCATTTCCGACCGGATCAAACAATCCCTGTTTGATATTTTGCGCCCGCGCATCACGGGGGCGATCATGCTGGATTTGTTTGCCGGGACGGGGAACGTGTCGCTGGAAGCCTTGTCGCGCGGGGCGCAAAAAACCGTGATGGTAGACCGGGAACCTGCGTGCATTAAAAACATCCACCGCAATTTGGAACACCTGGGCTTTGCAGACCGCGCCAAAGTGCTCCGCGGCGACGTATTAAAACCGCTGGACTGGCTGCTGCCCTACAGCGACAACGAAGGCTACGACATCATTTTTATGGGCCCGCCCTACCGCGACATCAACAACAAAATGTTGGCGTTTTCCCAGCCGGCTTTGGCCAACGTGGCTTCGGCGCGGCTGTTGGCGCCCAACGGGATTATCGTTTTGCAAACCCACAAAACCGAAGAATTTGACGTGCCGCAGGGGCTGGAAATCTACCGCGTGGAAAAATACGGAGACACGCTGGTGCATTTCCTGCGTGCGGCGCAGCCCTTAAAAGAGGACAGCCATGTATAG
- a CDS encoding RecB family exonuclease, with protein MYSDVYELNYSKIKTYLECPVLYKLKYIEGKREGLVPASSLGVSIHRALEEYHRSSNDPSELLSYYDDCWLGAGYASAGEQMEWYLKGKKMLETYAQAEYERKTTVDSTEREFIFQEGQWTLRGKIDRIDKHPDGSWEVIDYKTGTDVDLSLPVTDSLQLGIYAVGARRAWNMQKGIATFYFVAFNQKMSAPFEAFDEAKILDTFIDIGKKIEVNDFEPNLQHCASCPFQTRCEHSCVKPEKAE; from the coding sequence ATGTATAGCGACGTATACGAACTGAACTATTCCAAAATCAAGACCTATTTGGAATGTCCGGTCTTGTATAAGCTGAAGTATATAGAAGGCAAACGCGAAGGGCTGGTGCCGGCGTCTTCGCTGGGGGTGTCCATTCACCGCGCGCTGGAAGAATACCACCGCAGCAGCAACGATCCTTCCGAACTGCTTTCTTATTATGACGATTGCTGGCTGGGCGCCGGATACGCCAGCGCCGGCGAGCAGATGGAGTGGTATTTAAAAGGCAAAAAAATGCTGGAGACGTACGCTCAAGCCGAATACGAACGCAAAACCACGGTAGACAGCACCGAACGCGAATTTATTTTTCAGGAAGGGCAATGGACGCTGCGCGGCAAAATTGACCGCATTGACAAGCATCCCGACGGGTCTTGGGAAGTGATTGACTACAAAACCGGAACGGATGTGGATTTGTCCCTGCCGGTGACGGACTCCCTGCAGCTGGGCATTTATGCCGTGGGAGCGCGCCGCGCGTGGAATATGCAAAAAGGGATAGCCACCTTTTATTTTGTGGCGTTTAACCAAAAAATGAGCGCCCCGTTTGAGGCGTTTGACGAAGCCAAAATTTTGGATACGTTTATTGACATCGGCAAAAAAATAGAAGTAAACGACTTTGAACCGAATTTGCAGCATTGTGCCTCCTGCCCGTTTCAAACGCGCTGTGAGCACTCCTGCGTAAAGCCGGAAAAAGCCGAATAA
- a CDS encoding response regulator transcription factor: MKKKIVLADDHAIVRNGVRAVLENLGKDMEIVAEISNGKDLVEYAQKHKADVYVVDISMPLLNGIEATERIVKHDPQAKVVILSMYDDRVSVEKSLKAGAKGFIVKVSTADEIVDAIEEVAAGRFYLCSKVSKYIVQGFLGKTSSRKRDATGLTPKEKEVLQLIAEGYSSKQIAKSFNLSLNTIHVHRNNIMKKLGIHKQAELVRYAIKEGIAQL; the protein is encoded by the coding sequence ATGAAGAAAAAAATTGTATTAGCTGATGATCATGCCATCGTTCGCAACGGAGTACGGGCGGTGTTGGAAAATTTGGGCAAAGATATGGAAATCGTAGCCGAAATTTCCAACGGGAAAGATTTGGTGGAGTACGCCCAAAAACACAAGGCCGACGTGTACGTGGTGGACATTTCCATGCCGCTTTTAAACGGCATTGAAGCCACGGAGCGGATTGTCAAGCACGACCCGCAGGCCAAAGTCGTTATTTTAAGCATGTATGACGACCGCGTATCGGTGGAGAAATCCCTCAAGGCGGGGGCCAAAGGATTTATCGTAAAAGTTTCCACCGCAGACGAAATTGTGGACGCCATTGAAGAAGTGGCCGCCGGCCGGTTTTATTTGTGCAGCAAAGTATCCAAATACATCGTGCAGGGTTTTTTGGGCAAAACTTCTTCCCGCAAGCGCGACGCCACCGGCCTGACCCCCAAGGAAAAAGAAGTGCTGCAGCTGATTGCCGAAGGCTACAGCAGCAAACAAATTGCCAAATCGTTTAATTTGTCGTTAAACACGATTCACGTGCACCGCAATAACATTATGAAAAAGCTTGGCATCCATAAACAGGCCGAGCTGGTGCGCTATGCAATTAAAGAGGGCATTGCCCAGTTATAA
- a CDS encoding sensor histidine kinase — protein sequence MTKKRISQSKGERCRVFSCPQHKQQPAPQEAAQGLLGALAPEDLKSIQKHGVEGYDVVAVVDAHTRQATVVSNISGRLSLADITDNLTAYSRPLKQALEGHIQHYEWGLEKAGKHCFYQTTLIPLSGENNQIDRILFLTRDITYWGGVYRGGEMLREGSAPRTFSQILLAARETEKKEISKALHDEIGSAVVILTALLSLVKASVKEGNRKQALEDIAKLDAQIKNSVDRVKNIIVSLRPPSLENDGALGGSVQELLENISGYVHIPYTFDYDPATKENGISDSVKILLYRIVQEALNNIVKHARASKIYVLLARQGDQIRLVVEDDGIGFKPVKQRSIRKVGLLAMQDSVRLLGGTISIKSTPGKGTRIEVACPCVVYGGNE from the coding sequence ATGACTAAAAAACGAATTTCCCAATCTAAGGGAGAACGTTGTCGCGTTTTCTCCTGTCCTCAACATAAACAACAGCCGGCCCCGCAAGAAGCGGCACAGGGGCTGCTGGGGGCGTTGGCTCCCGAAGATTTAAAATCCATTCAAAAGCACGGCGTGGAAGGCTACGACGTGGTGGCGGTGGTGGACGCTCATACCCGGCAGGCCACGGTGGTCAGCAACATTTCCGGCCGGCTTTCTCTCGCGGATATTACTGATAATTTAACAGCCTATTCCCGCCCGCTTAAACAGGCGCTGGAAGGCCATATTCAGCATTATGAATGGGGGCTTGAAAAAGCCGGCAAACATTGTTTTTACCAAACCACGCTCATCCCGCTTAGCGGGGAGAATAACCAAATTGACCGGATTCTTTTCCTGACGCGTGATATAACCTATTGGGGCGGCGTGTACCGCGGCGGAGAAATGCTGCGGGAAGGCTCGGCCCCGCGGACGTTTTCCCAGATTTTGCTGGCCGCACGGGAAACGGAGAAAAAGGAAATTTCCAAAGCGCTGCATGATGAAATCGGCTCGGCCGTGGTGATTTTAACGGCTTTGCTTAGCCTGGTAAAAGCCAGCGTAAAAGAGGGCAACCGCAAACAGGCCTTGGAAGATATCGCCAAATTGGACGCGCAGATTAAAAACAGCGTAGACCGGGTGAAAAATATCATCGTGTCCCTGCGTCCGCCCAGCCTGGAGAACGACGGTGCGCTGGGAGGCTCGGTGCAGGAACTGTTGGAAAATATCAGCGGGTATGTGCATATTCCCTATACGTTTGACTATGATCCGGCCACCAAGGAAAACGGCATTTCCGACAGTGTAAAAATTTTGCTCTACCGCATTGTGCAAGAAGCGCTAAACAACATCGTCAAACACGCCCGCGCCAGCAAAATTTATGTGCTGCTGGCCCGGCAGGGCGATCAAATCCGCCTGGTGGTGGAAGACGACGGCATTGGTTTTAAGCCGGTAAAGCAGCGCTCTATCCGCAAAGTAGGGCTTCTGGCCATGCAGGACAGTGTACGCCTGCTGGGCGGGACGATATCCATCAAAAGTACGCCGGGAAAAGGAACCCGTATCGAGGTCGCGTGCCCGTGCGTGGTGTATGGGGGAAACGAATGA
- the proC gene encoding pyrroline-5-carboxylate reductase, with the protein MKLGFIGAGEMGGAIIRGLLKSGWPKADILVSVSSQASAARWREQYGLAAGTDNRQTAQQADVVLLAVKPGVVPQVLAEIQMLSPKPVVCMALGWTLEKLQAALPGWPVVRIMPNTPLALGEGVTLFAFGKWVGARQRQDIEAIFARLGQTVELAEQLFDAGTAVSGSGPAFVYAFIDALAQAGATQGLEAKQAAELAVQTVLGAAQMVKAEKIAPAQLAQKVATPGGCTAAGMEALQAAGLKEALQSAVAATVQKAQEAAGK; encoded by the coding sequence ATGAAACTGGGGTTTATCGGCGCCGGCGAAATGGGCGGCGCTATAATTAGAGGATTACTGAAAAGCGGCTGGCCGAAAGCCGATATTTTGGTATCGGTTTCTTCGCAGGCTTCGGCCGCGCGCTGGCGGGAGCAATACGGCCTTGCCGCCGGCACGGATAACCGCCAAACGGCTCAGCAGGCCGATGTGGTGCTGCTTGCCGTTAAGCCCGGCGTTGTGCCGCAAGTATTGGCGGAAATTCAAATGCTTTCGCCAAAACCGGTGGTGTGTATGGCCTTGGGGTGGACGCTTGAAAAGTTGCAGGCCGCCTTGCCCGGCTGGCCCGTGGTGCGCATTATGCCCAACACGCCGCTTGCGCTGGGGGAAGGGGTAACGCTGTTTGCTTTTGGCAAATGGGTGGGTGCCCGCCAGCGGCAAGACATAGAGGCCATTTTTGCCCGCTTAGGCCAAACGGTGGAACTGGCGGAGCAGTTGTTTGACGCGGGGACGGCCGTATCGGGCTCGGGCCCGGCGTTTGTGTATGCTTTTATTGACGCGCTGGCGCAGGCGGGCGCCACCCAAGGGCTTGAAGCCAAGCAGGCGGCGGAACTGGCGGTGCAAACCGTATTGGGCGCGGCCCAAATGGTGAAGGCGGAAAAAATTGCGCCGGCGCAACTGGCGCAAAAAGTAGCCACGCCCGGCGGCTGTACGGCGGCGGGAATGGAGGCCTTGCAGGCGGCGGGGCTGAAAGAAGCGTTGCAAAGCGCCGTTGCCGCGACGGTGCAAAAAGCCCAGGAAGCGGCCGGCAAATAA
- the proB gene encoding glutamate 5-kinase, translating into MKDLIKQAKRIVIKFGTNALTTESGDLALSRLYSFIEDIAALHAQGKEILVVTSGAVGLGKKRLGLTSAPDVLALKQACAAVGQISLMKFYEDGFKQLGLVAAQVLLTEDDFSHRSRYLSLRDTLNRLLELGCIPVINQNDTVSTNELRGYKEKGIKVCFGDNDKLSALVASGMDADLLCVMSDVDGLYSGDPRKDKNAKRIDVVKGVTPEIESLGFCASSRGRGGMKTKLEAAKVVTRSGAAMVIAYGKRPGAVSAVFGPDFAGTLFLPVEDLPGKKLWLAYATNVAGGVTVNAGAKKALCQKGSSLLPAGIVAVGGEFEAGDAISILDEHGVEFARGLANYSDKECRKIAGCRSEEIAKKIGYKNYDEAVHRDNIVLL; encoded by the coding sequence ATGAAAGATTTAATTAAACAGGCCAAGCGCATTGTCATCAAATTCGGAACCAATGCCTTAACGACCGAAAGCGGAGATTTGGCATTGTCGAGGCTGTATTCTTTTATAGAGGATATTGCCGCCCTGCACGCCCAGGGGAAAGAAATTTTGGTGGTTACTTCCGGTGCGGTGGGGCTGGGCAAAAAACGTTTGGGGCTTACAAGCGCCCCCGACGTGCTGGCTTTAAAACAAGCCTGCGCGGCGGTGGGGCAAATCAGCCTGATGAAATTTTACGAAGACGGTTTTAAACAGTTGGGGCTGGTGGCGGCGCAGGTACTTTTGACGGAGGACGATTTTTCCCACCGCAGCCGCTATTTAAGCCTGCGCGATACGTTAAACCGCCTGCTGGAGCTGGGGTGCATTCCCGTCATTAACCAAAACGATACCGTCTCCACCAACGAACTGCGCGGCTACAAAGAAAAAGGAATTAAAGTCTGCTTTGGCGACAACGACAAACTTTCCGCCCTGGTGGCCAGCGGCATGGATGCCGATTTGCTGTGTGTGATGAGCGACGTGGACGGCCTGTACAGCGGCGACCCGCGCAAAGACAAAAACGCCAAACGCATTGACGTGGTCAAAGGCGTTACGCCCGAGATAGAGTCCTTGGGTTTTTGCGCTTCTTCCCGCGGGCGCGGCGGAATGAAAACCAAGCTGGAAGCCGCCAAAGTGGTTACGCGCTCGGGTGCGGCCATGGTGATTGCCTACGGCAAACGGCCGGGGGCGGTGTCTGCCGTGTTCGGGCCGGATTTTGCGGGCACGCTTTTTCTGCCGGTGGAAGATTTGCCCGGCAAAAAATTATGGCTGGCGTATGCCACCAATGTGGCGGGCGGCGTAACCGTCAATGCGGGCGCCAAAAAAGCGCTGTGCCAGAAAGGATCTTCTCTGCTGCCGGCGGGCATTGTGGCCGTGGGCGGCGAATTTGAAGCGGGGGACGCCATTTCCATTTTGGACGAACACGGTGTGGAGTTTGCCCGAGGCCTGGCCAACTATTCCGATAAGGAATGCCGCAAAATTGCGGGCTGCCGCTCGGAAGAAATCGCCAAGAAAATCGGCTATAAAAACTACGACGAAGCCGTCCACCGCGATAACATTGTTTTACTGTGA
- a CDS encoding glutamate-5-semialdehyde dehydrogenase yields MTVAQQAARAKEASYVLAALPPETKDRALNAMACALRVHADEILAANRLDLQQARLAVEAGHMKPALYERLKLTREKLETVIKGVEELVELPDPVGRVLAATELDEGLSLYKISCPIGLIGVIFEARPDVVPQIAALAVKSGNAVMLKGGSEAAHTNDALASTLQTALASVPGYPAQALQLIHTREESAEMLALDQYFDLIIPRGGNGLIAYVKANTKIPVLGHADGVCHIYVAASADLEMACRICVDAKTQYPSACNAVETLLLDERWPEKNKKALLETLLKNGVSLFGGADIAALARVSGPVTDWHTEYGEKKLSVKQVKNLLEAISHINRFGSHHTDCILTAEHEEAQIFMDLVDSAGVYHNASTRFADGYRYGFGAEVGISTGKTHARGPVGLEGLTIYKYKLYGNGQVVADYVGANAKPFTHKKIGSKQ; encoded by the coding sequence ATGACCGTAGCCCAACAAGCGGCCCGCGCCAAAGAAGCTTCTTACGTCTTGGCCGCCCTGCCGCCCGAAACCAAAGACCGCGCGTTAAACGCCATGGCGTGCGCCCTGCGCGTGCACGCCGATGAAATTTTAGCCGCCAACCGGCTGGACTTGCAGCAAGCCCGGCTGGCCGTGGAAGCGGGCCACATGAAACCTGCGCTTTATGAACGGCTGAAATTGACGCGGGAAAAATTAGAAACCGTCATCAAAGGCGTGGAAGAACTGGTGGAACTGCCCGACCCGGTCGGGCGCGTGCTGGCGGCCACGGAACTGGACGAAGGCTTAAGCCTCTATAAGATTTCCTGCCCCATTGGCCTTATTGGCGTTATTTTTGAAGCCCGCCCCGACGTGGTGCCGCAAATTGCGGCGCTGGCGGTAAAATCGGGCAATGCCGTGATGTTAAAAGGCGGCAGCGAGGCCGCCCACACCAACGACGCCCTGGCCAGCACGCTTCAAACGGCGCTTGCTTCCGTGCCCGGCTATCCAGCGCAGGCGCTGCAGCTGATCCACACGCGGGAAGAATCCGCCGAGATGCTGGCCTTAGACCAATACTTTGATTTAATCATTCCGCGCGGCGGCAACGGGCTGATTGCCTATGTAAAAGCAAACACCAAAATCCCCGTACTGGGCCATGCGGACGGCGTATGCCATATTTATGTGGCGGCGTCGGCCGATTTGGAAATGGCCTGCCGCATTTGCGTGGACGCCAAAACGCAGTATCCTTCGGCCTGCAACGCGGTGGAAACGCTTTTGCTGGATGAGCGGTGGCCGGAGAAAAATAAGAAAGCGTTATTGGAAACTTTATTAAAAAACGGCGTATCGCTTTTTGGCGGTGCGGATATTGCGGCGTTGGCCCGGGTATCGGGCCCGGTAACGGACTGGCATACCGAATACGGTGAGAAAAAGCTCTCCGTCAAGCAGGTTAAAAATTTGCTGGAAGCCATTTCGCACATCAACCGTTTCGGCTCGCACCATACCGACTGTATTTTAACGGCCGAACACGAAGAAGCGCAAATCTTTATGGACTTGGTAGATTCCGCCGGCGTTTATCACAACGCCTCTACCCGCTTTGCCGACGGCTACCGCTACGGCTTCGGGGCGGAAGTCGGCATCAGCACGGGCAAAACCCATGCCCGCGGCCCGGTGGGGCTGGAAGGGCTGACGATTTATAAATATAAGCTGTACGGAAACGGCCAAGTCGTGGCCGATTACGTGGGTGCCAACGCCAAGCCGTTTACGCACAAAAAAATAGGGAGCAAACAATGA
- a CDS encoding penicillin-binding protein 1A produces the protein MYKRFQKLITSKPFIFSALAGLFVLIILCAVFMRYIFSGLPPVYEMEEYTPSLTTKVFDRNNKLIHEFSIEKRSMVPLEDIPVDLQNAVVAMEDRDFFSHPGFSVKGILRALMHDILTGQAKQGASTLTQQLSRGVFLTQEKKIIRKIREIILAIQIEHQFSKREILQMYLNQIYLGSGAYGVKAAAKKYFDKELSELTTGEAALIVGLIPAPGRYNPFANPDLARQRRNLVLDVMYQQNYITKDELEAAKQEPLPEKPPVPEDAPGQYFIEHIRRILEPKYGMDVLWKAGLSIYTTVDIDQQAAAEKIMNEYLQQYDEQVAKGLGIEIDPNDTEADTEETAAQEEEPTDPKAEYPRLQGAFMVRDVKTGAVRVLVGGRGFDESKFNRATQAKRQPGSSFKPYVWMAALQKGYTPATLVKDLPTMFYYDGRNWRTFDENSDLYSLDLAKQSFIASKDFSVWVPQNYGGRNEGWITLRKGLEKSKNLVAVNLIDAIGVPAVVRVARKAGITSALPRVPALALGVSVVAMDEHLAALTTFANGGIHTDNYYIERVEDANGRILEQHVPVEEAAFSPQDSYLLINMMKGVVQRGSGAYVSRLGRNIAGKTGTTQSHRDMWFVGMTPHTAAAAWMGYDDDASHEKGARFTGSTTARWWTAIMQEILKDEPNDDFAVPEGISFAYINPTTGKLAMPTERNKFLEAFIAGTEPQSF, from the coding sequence ATGTATAAACGCTTTCAAAAACTCATTACGTCCAAACCCTTTATCTTCTCCGCGCTGGCGGGGCTGTTTGTACTGATTATTTTATGCGCCGTTTTTATGCGCTATATTTTTTCGGGTCTGCCGCCGGTCTATGAAATGGAAGAATATACCCCTTCCCTCACGACCAAAGTGTTTGACCGAAACAACAAACTCATCCACGAATTTTCCATTGAAAAACGCAGCATGGTGCCGCTGGAAGACATTCCGGTGGATCTGCAAAACGCCGTGGTGGCGATGGAAGACCGCGATTTCTTCTCCCACCCGGGTTTTTCCGTAAAAGGCATTTTGCGCGCGTTGATGCACGATATCTTAACCGGGCAGGCCAAACAAGGTGCCTCCACCCTTACCCAGCAGCTTTCCCGCGGCGTATTTCTTACGCAGGAAAAAAAGATTATCCGCAAAATCCGCGAAATTATTTTGGCCATTCAAATTGAACATCAATTCAGCAAACGCGAAATTTTGCAAATGTATTTAAACCAAATTTACCTGGGAAGCGGCGCCTACGGGGTAAAAGCGGCGGCCAAGAAATACTTTGACAAAGAACTTTCCGAACTGACCACCGGCGAAGCGGCCCTTATCGTGGGGCTGATTCCCGCTCCGGGCCGCTACAATCCGTTTGCCAACCCCGACTTGGCCCGCCAGCGCCGCAATTTGGTGCTGGACGTGATGTACCAGCAAAATTACATTACCAAAGACGAACTGGAAGCCGCCAAGCAGGAACCCCTGCCCGAAAAACCGCCCGTGCCTGAAGACGCCCCCGGCCAATACTTTATTGAACACATCCGCCGCATTCTGGAGCCCAAATACGGCATGGACGTCTTATGGAAAGCGGGTTTGAGCATTTACACCACCGTGGATATTGACCAACAGGCCGCGGCCGAAAAAATCATGAACGAATACCTGCAGCAATACGACGAACAGGTAGCCAAAGGGCTGGGAATTGAAATAGACCCCAACGATACCGAGGCCGACACGGAAGAAACCGCCGCACAGGAGGAGGAACCCACCGACCCCAAGGCCGAATATCCCCGCCTGCAGGGCGCATTTATGGTGCGCGACGTCAAAACCGGCGCCGTGCGCGTGCTGGTGGGCGGACGCGGCTTTGACGAAAGCAAATTCAACCGCGCCACCCAAGCCAAACGCCAGCCGGGTTCTTCGTTTAAACCGTACGTCTGGATGGCCGCCTTGCAAAAAGGCTACACACCGGCCACCTTGGTAAAAGACCTGCCCACCATGTTCTACTACGACGGGCGCAACTGGCGCACCTTTGATGAAAATTCGGATTTGTATTCCTTGGATTTGGCCAAACAATCCTTTATCGCCAGCAAAGATTTCAGCGTCTGGGTGCCGCAAAACTACGGCGGGCGCAACGAAGGATGGATTACGCTGCGCAAAGGGCTGGAAAAATCCAAAAACTTAGTGGCCGTCAACTTAATTGACGCCATCGGCGTGCCGGCCGTGGTGCGCGTAGCGCGCAAAGCGGGCATTACTTCGGCCCTGCCGCGGGTGCCGGCCTTGGCGTTGGGCGTAAGCGTGGTGGCGATGGATGAACATCTGGCCGCGCTGACCACTTTTGCCAACGGCGGCATTCACACCGACAACTATTATATTGAACGCGTGGAAGACGCCAACGGGCGCATTTTGGAACAGCATGTGCCGGTGGAAGAGGCGGCTTTCTCGCCGCAGGATTCTTATTTGTTAATTAATATGATGAAGGGCGTCGTCCAGCGCGGAAGCGGCGCGTACGTATCCCGTTTGGGAAGAAATATCGCCGGCAAAACGGGCACCACGCAAAGCCACCGCGATATGTGGTTCGTCGGGATGACGCCGCACACCGCGGCCGCCGCGTGGATGGGGTATGACGACGACGCTTCCCACGAAAAAGGCGCCCGCTTTACCGGCAGCACCACCGCCCGCTGGTGGACGGCTATTATGCAGGAAATTTTAAAAGACGAACCCAACGACGATTTTGCCGTTCCGGAAGGCATTTCCTTTGCCTACATCAACCCGACCACGGGCAAGCTGGCCATGCCTACGGAGCGCAACAAATTTTTGGAAGCGTTTATCGCCGGCACCGAACCGCAAAGCTTTTAA